A window of Equus przewalskii isolate Varuska chromosome 6, EquPr2, whole genome shotgun sequence genomic DNA:
GACCAGCAAGCACCCAGCTCGGGTGTCCGTGCATGTTGGGGGCGGGGCCTCCTTCAGCCAGCTCTCCTCCTGGTGCGCAGGGCCGGGTTGTCCCCCTCGGCCCCACTGCCTCTCGCCGGCCTGAAGCTCCATCCCCGTCACTCAGGCCCCGGGCAGGTTAGAAGCGCAAAGGAGCAGGCGACGCGGAGCCGCTCGCTCGCTTTATTTTACTGGAACCACGGGGCCTCCGAGAAGGGGTCCCAGGATCCGGCTCAGTCCCGCCCCTTGCCCGCGCGGGCCTTCTGGCGGCCCGGAGGCCGGTCCTCCTCGTTGGGGCGCCGTGGGGAGGCCCAGGCCGGCCTCTTCCCGTGCTCGGGGTGTCCGGAGTCCCGCGCCCATGGCCGACGGCCGGCGTCACGTGCCTCCCAGCGCCGGGGTAGGGCTCCCCGGGGCTCCCTGGCGGCGCGTGGCCTCTCCTCTTTCTGCGGCCTCTCCTTCCGCGGCCTCTTCTCCTTCCGCGCTCTCTCCTTCCGCGccctctgcttccgtggcctctCCTTGGACCCTCGGTCGGCGACGGCTGCGCGCTCCTCCGCAGGCTCACCTTCGTCCTGCTCGGCAGCCTCCCTGCTCACGGGAACCCCgggcctctctgcctccacctgggGCGCAGGCGGCCCCGATGGGGGCGCCCAGGCCACGGGCTTCGGCTGCAACGGGACGGTGTGGGGTGCTGGGGTCAGCGCAGGCCGGCCCAGGCCTTCCCCCGAATGAGCACCCGACGCCCGGGGTCACTTGAAAGAAGCGCTTACCAAGGGCGACGCTGGCTCCTTGGGGGCCGAGCCCGGCGGGACCCACGGCTCAGGGACAGGCGCAGGGGCGACCGCCTCCCCAGCCACGGCGTCTGGGAGGGGACACAAGGGGATGCGAGTCGCCGTCCATCCTAGCCCTCGCCCCGAGAGCTCCCTCTCCCTGGGGACCAGCGAAGGGGGCCCCGCCGGACGCCGCCGGGTACCCTGAGGCTGGACTGGGTCCCTCGGAGCCCTCGGAAGGGGTTCCGTGTCTCCGCTGCAGCgcgcgccccctcccctccaaatCTCCCTCATTGCGGTTGCAAAAGGACCGGTCGTGTTTCTCCGCGGGCTGCAGGCGCGCAAGGAAGGCCCGCGCGCCGAGAGGGGGCGCCCACCGCCTACCCTGGGCATGCAAGGCCCGCGGGGGTGAGGGTGTGTtcgcaggggagggaggggcagcaagGTCCTCACTGGGAGGGAAAGGGCTCCGCGCAAGGTCCATAGTGGGGCGCGAGGGGAGGGACGCTTAAAGCCGGTCCTGGAGAGAGGGCCGCGGGCCCGATCGCGAGGGCACCCAATGTCCATCCCtgagcggggtgggggtggggggaccgcGCACAAGATCCATCCTGGGGGAAGGAGGCCTGTCCGTTGGGGAGGGGAGGCCCGCAGACCCGACCCTTCCCCGGAGGAGCGCGCGCCCCGTGGAGCCCCCCGTGGGGCGCAGGCTCACCGCGGCACAGCTGGAGAGCCGAGCCCAGCAGCGCCACGAGGGACGCGAGCACCAGGCACTTGTTGAGCGACAGGTCCCCCCAGGGCAGCTCCTCGCTcagggccggcggcggcggcggcggctgcggggGCGGCGCACTCTGCGCCTTCTTGCGCGCGGGGCTCCGGGGGGCTGCAGGAGCAAGGGCGGGGCTGGGCGCCGGTACCCGGGGGCACACGTCCGCCCTAAACGCAGCTCTGTGTGTGCCGCCCTGGCGGGAGAACTAAGCCCTGCGTGCTTGGCAGCTTCTCTGGGATGCCCAGAATATTCTAGAAGATAATTAGCTGAAGCTTAGCAGCACTTTAGCTGGTTAGCAGAGGCTCCCGGCCCATTTAGTTACTGCCTGGGGCATCGGGACACCACTCAGCGGGAGCCTCCATGAGCcacacctcccctcccacccctcatccAAGGACCCAGCCGAGGAACAACCCCTCATACCCGTCCATACCCACTCCCCGCCTCACCCCTGCCTCCTGCAAACCCATTTGCACCTGCTTTCAGCTTCTCCTTCCCGGGTCCTGGGGCCTCTTTGGCCACAggctccttttctgtcttcttgggCCTGGCATCCACTTTGCCTTCTGGGCTGCCCTCAGCTGCTGCCTCCCGGGAGTCCTATGGGGAGTCACAAATGGTCCCATCTTTCCTCTAAGGGAGCCCAAACCTCTCCCGTGGGCTGGAGGAACGCACCCCCCTTGGCCAGCGTGTTCCCGACTGCAGGGGCATCCTGGACTGAAGCCTGAGAGCTCCGGCTACTTACGTGGGGCCAGCCGCCGGAGTCGGCCAGCCTGGGCGTCGCTGCTGGTGGGAAAAGAGGGAGAGTCAAGTCGTGGGGACCCCAGGCCGATCCCGCCCTCCACGGGGCTCTGCTGGGCAAGCGGCAGGTGACTGCTCCCATTTTCCACTTTCGAAAGCTGACAGGCTCGGAGGCACCCAGCACTTCCCTGGCAAGTGGGACTCGAGCCTCGACCTGTGTGGCCCAGCACCCATGTCCTGTGGGCTCCTTCTGGGCCCCCAAGGCACGAACGGTCACAGGGGTTAGAAACGGGGATCGCCGTTGAAGCCAGTCCAGTGGGAGCCCAGTCCTGGTCTCTGAAGCTGAGCCACGTGGCTCAACGGGAGGATGGGGACGTGGGCCTCAGCCTGCCAgcccccccgcctcccccaccgCCATGGGTACCTCGAGCCCGGTCCTCggggggctggcctgggcagAGCTCAGCCAGCGTGGGGAGGTCCTCGCTCGGCTGGCAGCTGCCAAGGCCACCGTCCAGCTCCTCCACGGCCCTGGTTGTCATGGCGACGTCTGGGCAGCAGCGGGTCCACAGCGGGGCTGGGGGGACAAGGAGGAGGCGTCCTCACTCGCTGGGCCCCTGCTGTGGGCCAGAAGGAGGGGGCTCCGTGTACAGGGATCACCCAGCCCTggctcccccagccccatccctctgcctggggccccCGTCATTCGGCAAATCACGCTCGCGCTGGCCccccccaggccccctccctgccccccaggcccGCCCTGGGACCCCTCCCCATAGGCCAGCCTCTCCGGTGCCCCAGCATCCCTGAGCGCACAGCAGAGgctgctggggcccagagagggctggGGCCCACCCAAGTCACACAGAGATGGGCAAAGACACAGCCCAAACCAGAACCCTTGGCCCCCGGGTCGGCTCATGTTCTCTGAGACCAGGACTATTTTTATCTGGTGCCCGAGGCCAGCGGGACAGGCGGACGTGCAGCCCGGCCCCTCCCAGGCCTTTGCCCCCACGGGGTCTCCCTCTCTACTGTTCTCACCCACCATTCCTGgcacccccctccccagctctctaAATCTAGGCGCTCAGGCCCCAGCAGCCAGGACCAGCCTCGTTCCAGCCATGACAGGCAGGGACAGACAGGGGTCCCAGGGGTCCCCCGATCCCAACGCTGCCCCTTCTCCTTGCCTCTGCTCCCATAgggcagaaggggaaactgaggctggagacaGCCATAGGCCAGAGGTCATGCAGAGCCTGAGGTCAAAGCCAGGTCTGTTGGCTTCCCAAAGCCATGCTTTTTGGGGTCCCCAGTGCCTCTGGCTGCCAGCATTTGGGTGTCCCCATTGCTGGGCAGAGAGGAGACCCTTCCTGGGGGCTGGAGCtgagcagtgggggaggggccaaGTGGGCAGGAGGTGGGTGCCCCTAGGTGTGTGGGGGGGGCAGCCGCAAGAGTTGGGGACCCCTGTGGACCTCAGAGATGCACTCTCCAGACCCCGGGGACCCCCACCTCAGCCtgggcctccccctgccccacttACCCCGCAGCCGTGGCGCCGGGCCTGGTGGACGGGATGGAGCGCGGGGAGGGTGGCCCCAAGACAGACAGCGACAGGTGGCCAGAGGCCGCAGGGTGGGCCAATCAGCGGGGCCGGCGGAGCGAGAGGGAGGAGGGCCGGGCACAAGATGGCCGCTGGGGCGTCCCCCGCCTTGGGGCAGGACTGGGCATTGGCCGAGGGTGACCCCACCCCTCCTTCAGCACAGAGTCACCCCCAGGCTGGCCGAGTGACCCTGGGCACGTTGCTTCCTGTCTTGGAGCCTCAGAGAAGGGGGTCCAGAGGCGAGAGCACCCACAAAGGGTGGTCGCCTTGCCCTCTCTCTCGGAGTCGGCCAGCAAGCGTTTCTGGAGCGCCAGGTGTGAGCCAACTGCGTGGAGCGGCCTTACCCCAGGCCCATGCGGCCTGTGGAGTCTGGAGGCATCacggaggacttcctggaggaggagcaagACGGCTGTGTGGAATGCGGGCTCTGCTGGCTGACCCGGGTGATTCGCCAGCTCAGAGGCCTCGtttccgtttcctcatctgcaaagtgggatCACTTCCTCCAAGGGGGGCGGTGAGGTCAAAATCCTGCTTAAGTAACCACTCGGTCACCCTGGACTGCTTTTGTGTCATCCCACCTCTTCAAACATTGACGTCCTCGTTTAGTCAGTCATCAAACACACCAACACCCACTCCAGCCCGGCCCAGGTGTATGggaaattattttgtcattttaaaaatataacagctttattgggggccggccccagggctgagtggttgagttcccacaCTCCTCTTCGGCGGctccagggttttgttggtttggatcctgggcacggacacggcaccactcatcaggccatgttgaggtggcgtcccacatgccacaactagaaggacccacaactaaaatacacaactatgtactggggggctttggggagaagaagcagaaaaaaaagattggcaacaggtgttagcacagggccaatgttaaaatatataacagctttattgagatataattcatattccATAAAACCTATCCTttaaaagtgtataattcagtgggttttagtacaTTCAGAGATGtccaaccatcacctctatctagttctaGAACGTTCCATCACTGCAAAAGCAGGCCAGTTCCGCATGAGCCGtcaccccctgcccctccccagcccgtggcccccacgagcccgctctctgtctgtggatctgcctgttctggacgtttcatgtCAATGGGATCACAcgctgtgtgtccttctgtgccTGCGCctctccctgagcgtcgtgtgttcaggtccgt
This region includes:
- the JSRP1 gene encoding junctional sarcoplasmic reticulum protein 1 isoform X2; this translates as MTTRAVEELDGGLGSCQPSEDLPTLAELCPGQPPEDRARATPRLADSGGWPHDSREAAAEGSPEGKVDARPKKTEKEPVAKEAPGPGKEKLKAAPRSPARKKAQSAPPPQPPPPPPALSEELPWGDLSLNKCLVLASLVALLGSALQLCRDAVAGEAVAPAPVPEPWVPPGSAPKEPASPLPKPVAWAPPSGPPAPQVEAERPGVPVSREAAEQDEGEPAEERAAVADRGSKERPRKQRARKERARKEKRPRKERPQKEERPRAAREPRGALPRRWEARDAGRRPWARDSGHPEHGKRPAWASPRRPNEEDRPPGRQKARAGKGRD
- the JSRP1 gene encoding junctional sarcoplasmic reticulum protein 1 isoform X1, translating into MTTRAVEELDGGLGSCQPSEDLPTLAELCPGQPPEDRARAATPRLADSGGWPHDSREAAAEGSPEGKVDARPKKTEKEPVAKEAPGPGKEKLKAAPRSPARKKAQSAPPPQPPPPPPALSEELPWGDLSLNKCLVLASLVALLGSALQLCRDAVAGEAVAPAPVPEPWVPPGSAPKEPASPLPKPVAWAPPSGPPAPQVEAERPGVPVSREAAEQDEGEPAEERAAVADRGSKERPRKQRARKERARKEKRPRKERPQKEERPRAAREPRGALPRRWEARDAGRRPWARDSGHPEHGKRPAWASPRRPNEEDRPPGRQKARAGKGRD